The genomic segment TGGGGTTTGATAAATATTGATTAAAAAAAATAGTGTGATACTTATTACCCACAATCCTAAAATCAGACCAGCAATGAGAATACCTGGAGATGTTTTTGCTTCTGCATTAATAACAAAATCTGGCTGTTTTGATTGTGATGATAAGGAATCAATCTGAGTCATCCGCAAATCCTGGATTTTTAATTTATATCTATTGTATAGGGATTTATTTGCTCATTTTTTTTATTTTAAGCTTTGCTCTAATTGCTAGATATTGTGATATATAAAATAAGTAATTCAATCATCCATCTTGAGCCACACACACAGCATATTCTTTGCAAGTAAGCATAAATATTGGATTTGCAACTCAAACCCATCTATGGAGACTGACAAATTAAGTAGCCAAGAATTGTGTTTTTAAACTTCATAAATTTCTAATGGTAAGTTATCTGGGTCTTGGAAAAAGGTAAACTTCTTACCCGTAATTTCATCAACCCTAATGTTTTCTGTCTCTATGTTGTGCAAGTTTAAGTCAGCCACGGTTGCTTCTATATTTTCCACAGCAAAGGCTAAATGTCTTAAACCACAAGCTTCAGGATTGCTGAATCGTTGGGGAGGATTGGGAAAAGAAAATAATTCAATTTGGGTATGTTCATTAACACGTAAATCTAGTTTATAAGAGTTTCTGGCGGCTCGAAATGTTTCTTGAATAATGGCAAAGCCGAGAACTTCTACGTAAAATCTTTTCGAGCGTTCATAGTCGGAACAAATAATTGCTATGTGATGAATGCCAAGAGTTTTCATAAAGATGAATTATTTGAGTATAGGCGATCGCACTTTATTTATAGCAAAAGGCAGGAGAAAAAGTCTTAATATTCCTGGCGTTCAAGCTTTCAAATGAATAATTAAACGCCGATGAACGCAGATAAAAACGCTTAGATATCTGGATTGCTGTAGGAGAAGTTGATTTGTTTTTCTATATTGTCTTGGTCTTGGGTTACTTGAAAAGCGATAAATTCTTCAATATTATTTTGAATGGTTTGGCAAATTTTATCTAATGGCAAATCATTATGGTCGTAACCAAAAGGATTTTCAATTTCTACGCCAATTTCTTCAATGCCAAACAAAGCAAAACTGACAAGAGCGACAAATACACCTGTCCACCAACCTAAATCTTTAACAAAATGAAAGGGCAGAATTAAACAATAGATGAGTAATAATTGATTGAGATGAATCACATAAGCCGGGGGAATTGGTGTTTTTAAAATACGTTCGCAGCCGCCGACATTATCCATCAAGTTATTCATGAGCGTGTGAATACTAGTTAATTGATAATTTGTTAACAGACCGCGTTTATATTCTTGCTGTAAGTATTTTCCTAACAGGCGGGATATTTCTAAAGGCATATTTTGAATATTTTGCAAATTGCTATATTGAGCCGGGGAAACCCAAGGTTTTAATTCTTCACTGGCTGGTTCATAACGAAGATATAATTTTTTAGCGATCGCAAATGCTGGTAATAAACGTAAAGCGGCTATTTTGCGTTCTCTGTCGCTGGGTTCAACTTCATCCACGGCGACCCAAATTTTCCAAGCTAAATTGCGGACAGTATTAACTGTACTCCCCCAAAGTT from the Aulosira sp. FACHB-615 genome contains:
- a CDS encoding VOC family protein — its product is MKTLGIHHIAIICSDYERSKRFYVEVLGFAIIQETFRAARNSYKLDLRVNEHTQIELFSFPNPPQRFSNPEACGLRHLAFAVENIEATVADLNLHNIETENIRVDEITGKKFTFFQDPDNLPLEIYEV
- a CDS encoding bestrophin family protein — translated: MVKKSQTPVKKTWIKEILRFQGSVIPGVLERSLFCGAFGFLISCLHFWQLPVSEPMLGGVIPSIVLGLLLVFRTNTAYERFWEGRKLWGSTVNTVRNLAWKIWVAVDEVEPSDRERKIAALRLLPAFAIAKKLYLRYEPASEELKPWVSPAQYSNLQNIQNMPLEISRLLGKYLQQEYKRGLLTNYQLTSIHTLMNNLMDNVGGCERILKTPIPPAYVIHLNQLLLIYCLILPFHFVKDLGWWTGVFVALVSFALFGIEEIGVEIENPFGYDHNDLPLDKICQTIQNNIEEFIAFQVTQDQDNIEKQINFSYSNPDI